Proteins from a genomic interval of Parvivirga hydrogeniphila:
- a CDS encoding NAD(P)/FAD-dependent oxidoreductase, with product MSARERFDVVIVGAGPAGIFAALELARSGRAGRLAIVDRGKAIDKRRCPARETHCVGCETCAIMSGWGGAGAFSDGKLTLSAEVGGWLGDYVGRETLDRLLSDADRIWVQFGATEEVHGPDEATAERLCRAATLAEMRLVPMRVRHIGTDRSPAVLQAMHDWLVEHGVEVRLGTEAVRVLVDAGHVVGVELADGSTLLSETVVLAPGRDGADWLAAQARALGIGLASNAVDIGVRVEVPAPVLEPLTEPLYEAKLIYYSKRFGDQVRTFCMNPYGEVTTESYGDIVTVNGHSYAEERTAYTNFAVLVSQTFTHPFNDPITYGQSIARLANLLGGGILVQRLGDLRAGRRSTQKRIAQSVVEPTMPSATPGDLSFVLPYRHLADILEFLDAMDKLAPGVAADGTLLYGVEVKFYSSRLELGADLQTQIAGLYAIGDGAGVTRGLLQSSASGIHAARAILRKA from the coding sequence ATGAGTGCACGCGAACGGTTCGACGTGGTGATCGTCGGCGCGGGCCCGGCAGGCATCTTCGCGGCGCTCGAGCTGGCACGGTCCGGCCGCGCGGGACGGCTCGCGATCGTCGACCGCGGCAAGGCGATCGATAAGCGGCGTTGCCCGGCTCGCGAGACGCACTGCGTCGGGTGCGAGACCTGCGCGATCATGAGCGGGTGGGGCGGCGCGGGCGCGTTCTCGGACGGCAAGCTCACGCTGTCGGCAGAGGTCGGAGGGTGGCTCGGCGACTACGTGGGACGCGAGACGCTCGACCGTCTGCTCTCGGACGCCGACCGCATCTGGGTTCAGTTCGGCGCCACAGAGGAGGTCCACGGCCCGGACGAGGCGACCGCCGAGCGGCTGTGCCGAGCGGCGACGCTTGCAGAGATGCGCCTCGTGCCGATGCGCGTGCGCCACATCGGGACCGACCGCTCGCCGGCGGTGCTCCAGGCCATGCACGATTGGCTGGTCGAACACGGAGTCGAGGTCCGCCTCGGCACCGAAGCGGTGCGCGTGCTCGTGGACGCGGGTCACGTCGTCGGCGTCGAGCTCGCGGACGGCTCCACGCTCCTCTCGGAGACGGTCGTGCTCGCTCCCGGGCGCGACGGCGCGGACTGGCTGGCCGCGCAGGCGCGCGCTCTGGGCATCGGCCTTGCGAGCAACGCGGTGGACATCGGCGTGCGGGTCGAGGTGCCTGCCCCCGTGCTCGAGCCTCTTACCGAGCCGCTGTACGAAGCCAAGCTCATCTACTACTCCAAGCGGTTCGGCGATCAGGTCCGCACATTCTGCATGAATCCATACGGCGAAGTCACCACCGAGTCGTACGGCGACATCGTGACGGTGAACGGGCATTCGTATGCTGAAGAGCGCACCGCGTACACGAACTTCGCGGTGCTCGTGAGCCAGACCTTCACGCACCCGTTCAACGACCCGATCACCTACGGGCAGTCGATCGCCCGGCTTGCGAACCTGCTCGGCGGCGGCATCCTCGTGCAGCGCCTGGGCGACCTGCGCGCGGGGCGGCGCTCGACTCAGAAGCGCATCGCCCAGTCGGTCGTCGAGCCCACGATGCCCTCGGCGACGCCGGGCGACCTCTCGTTCGTGCTCCCGTACCGGCACCTCGCCGACATCCTCGAGTTCCTGGATGCGATGGACAAGCTCGCACCGGGCGTCGCAGCCGACGGCACGCTGCTGTACGGCGTCGAGGTGAAGTTCTACTCGTCGCGTCTCGAGCTCGGCGCGGACCTGCAGACGCAGATCGCGGGCCTGTACGCCATCGGCGACGGCGCTGGCGTGACCCGCGGTCTGCTGCAGTCGAGTGCGAGCGGTATCCACGCCGCGCGCGCCATCCTCCGCAAGGCCTGA
- the dnaB gene encoding replicative DNA helicase has translation MARRTKDEDGPRPVADRGGRVPPYNEEAEQSLLGAMLMSSEAVEVGLSAVEPADFALPRHGVIFGAIRDLYNRGEAVDQITVADRLQATGSLEEAGGKPYLIELVDRVPLVSNAGHYAEIVKRTSTLRELIRAGTDIATLGYERVDDLDEAIETAEKRLFDVTKKRVSSNFRPMRELLKTSFEQIEVLAERKEHVTGVPTGFPDLDKILAGLHRGDLVILAARPSVGKTALALNIAVEAARKGYPVAIFSLEMSSEQLVQRLLCAEARVDSHRLRTGYLNDADWPALVDAAGRLGDMPLWVDDTASTSIVEVRAKARRLFRDKEDGLIVVDYLQLMQPQNRRSENRQQDVADISRGLKILAKELNVPVLALSQLSRAVEQRRGRPVLSDLRESGAIEQDADVVMFIHRDTFPRGADEDDTRSRDDVPPKGEAEIIVAKHRNGPTGVCRVSYLDRYTKFVPLARQEP, from the coding sequence GTGGCGCGAAGGACGAAGGACGAAGACGGGCCGAGGCCGGTCGCAGACCGCGGCGGCCGCGTTCCCCCGTACAACGAGGAGGCCGAGCAGTCGCTTCTCGGGGCGATGCTCATGTCGTCCGAGGCGGTCGAAGTCGGTCTGAGCGCCGTCGAGCCTGCCGACTTCGCCTTGCCGCGCCACGGCGTCATCTTCGGCGCCATCAGAGACCTCTACAACCGCGGCGAGGCAGTCGACCAGATCACAGTGGCCGACCGGCTCCAAGCCACCGGCAGTCTCGAAGAGGCCGGCGGCAAGCCGTACCTCATCGAGCTCGTGGATCGCGTCCCGCTCGTCTCCAACGCCGGGCATTACGCGGAGATCGTGAAACGCACCTCGACGCTTCGCGAGCTCATCCGGGCAGGCACCGACATCGCCACGCTCGGGTACGAGCGCGTCGACGACCTGGACGAGGCGATCGAAACAGCCGAGAAGCGGCTGTTCGACGTCACGAAGAAGCGCGTCTCAAGCAACTTCCGGCCGATGCGGGAGCTGCTCAAGACGAGCTTCGAGCAGATCGAGGTCCTCGCGGAGCGCAAGGAGCACGTCACCGGCGTCCCGACGGGGTTCCCGGACCTGGACAAGATACTCGCCGGCCTTCACCGGGGCGACCTGGTCATCCTTGCGGCGCGGCCATCGGTCGGCAAGACGGCGCTCGCGCTCAACATCGCCGTGGAAGCGGCCCGCAAGGGCTACCCCGTGGCGATCTTCAGCCTCGAGATGTCGTCAGAACAGCTGGTCCAGCGCCTGCTGTGTGCGGAGGCGCGCGTCGATTCGCACCGCTTGCGGACCGGGTACCTCAACGACGCCGACTGGCCGGCGCTTGTGGATGCGGCGGGACGGCTGGGCGACATGCCGCTGTGGGTCGACGACACGGCATCGACCTCGATCGTCGAGGTCCGCGCGAAGGCGCGGCGGCTGTTCCGCGACAAGGAAGACGGACTGATCGTGGTCGACTACCTCCAGCTCATGCAGCCGCAGAACCGGCGGTCCGAGAACCGGCAGCAGGACGTGGCGGACATCTCCCGCGGGCTGAAGATCCTCGCCAAGGAGCTGAACGTCCCGGTGCTTGCCCTCTCGCAGCTCTCTCGGGCCGTCGAGCAGCGCAGAGGGCGTCCAGTGCTCTCGGACCTGCGTGAATCGGGGGCGATCGAGCAGGATGCCGACGTCGTGATGTTCATCCACCGGGACACGTTCCCGCGAGGCGCTGACGAGGACGACACGCGCTCCCGCGACGACGTCCCCCCGAAAGGCGAGGCCGAGATCATCGTAGCGAAGCACCGCAACGGCCCGACGGGGGTCTGCCGCGTCTCGTACCTCGACCGCTACACGAAGTTCGTACCGCTGGCCAGGCAGGAGCCGTAG
- the rplI gene encoding 50S ribosomal protein L9 produces the protein MKVILLTDLKGRGSEGDVIEVARGFAVNYLLPRKMAVEATPGNLKQLEGRKHNIAKREAERRAEAERVAGAIAGKTVVVEAKAGDEGKLFGSVTSGMIAEAMNAQLGVDLDRRKLELRTHIKTLGDYPVTAHLYADVAVDVTVRVVRVGEGAAAVAEAASATGAEAEPADEAAGAVEEQPATE, from the coding sequence ATGAAGGTCATCCTGTTGACTGATTTGAAAGGTCGCGGATCCGAAGGCGACGTGATCGAGGTCGCCCGGGGATTCGCGGTCAACTACCTCCTGCCGCGCAAGATGGCGGTAGAAGCGACGCCCGGCAACCTGAAGCAGCTCGAGGGCCGCAAGCACAACATCGCGAAGCGTGAGGCGGAGCGCCGGGCGGAGGCCGAGCGGGTCGCCGGCGCCATCGCTGGCAAGACCGTCGTGGTCGAGGCGAAGGCCGGCGACGAGGGCAAGCTGTTCGGCTCGGTCACCTCCGGCATGATCGCAGAGGCGATGAATGCGCAGCTCGGCGTCGATCTCGACCGGCGCAAGCTCGAGCTCCGCACGCACATCAAGACGCTCGGCGACTATCCGGTCACTGCGCACCTGTATGCTGACGTCGCGGTGGACGTCACAGTTCGCGTGGTGCGCGTGGGAGAGGGCGCCGCAGCGGTCGCGGAGGCGGCGAGCGCAACGGGTGCCGAGGCGGAGCCTGCCGATGAGGCTGCGGGCGCGGTCGAGGAGCAGCCGGCTACCGAGTAG
- a CDS encoding DUF2232 domain-containing protein — MASVADSGEPRRARPAAALLAVVAGALVSLAFPPIGLPLAAAGLVRLHVRHGALAAAAAAFVAGAATFVLDPTGPLYVTLWLLVVGPVTVGLLKRSRFESAVLAVAVAVAAVWAGAVVGAAAAQGTDVATMFRTTMQQAVSQGLVGAPQAGIGSAEAKRQVEELVSTMVRILPAVLAFLAGVTAVGSVGAATVVLRRLGVEVRGVPPLAEFDLDPRVVWALIAALVLMAVDKFSHGWRGGLLGVVGENLLLTMRWVLFAQGVAVFAGLYERVKVSKAGRAFGYATLAITEAFVPLVSLTGLVDVWLNFRKLPRDGRTDASRPSV, encoded by the coding sequence ATGGCAAGCGTCGCTGATAGCGGCGAGCCAAGGCGGGCTCGGCCCGCCGCAGCGCTGCTCGCGGTGGTGGCCGGTGCGCTCGTGAGCCTGGCGTTCCCGCCGATCGGGCTGCCGCTGGCGGCAGCAGGGCTCGTCCGGCTGCACGTCCGCCACGGAGCGCTCGCCGCGGCCGCGGCGGCGTTCGTGGCAGGAGCCGCGACGTTCGTGCTCGACCCGACCGGCCCGCTGTACGTGACGCTGTGGCTGCTCGTCGTGGGCCCCGTCACCGTGGGGCTGCTCAAGCGGTCCCGGTTCGAGTCGGCCGTGCTGGCCGTCGCGGTCGCGGTCGCAGCGGTGTGGGCAGGAGCGGTCGTCGGCGCGGCGGCCGCGCAAGGCACAGACGTGGCGACGATGTTCCGCACCACCATGCAGCAGGCAGTGAGCCAAGGTCTGGTCGGCGCCCCGCAAGCGGGCATCGGCAGCGCGGAGGCCAAGCGCCAGGTCGAAGAACTGGTCTCGACCATGGTCCGCATCCTCCCCGCGGTGCTGGCGTTCCTTGCCGGAGTGACCGCGGTGGGATCGGTCGGAGCCGCGACCGTGGTCCTGCGGCGCCTCGGCGTCGAGGTCCGCGGAGTCCCGCCGCTCGCGGAGTTCGACCTCGACCCGCGCGTGGTGTGGGCGCTCATCGCGGCGCTCGTGTTGATGGCGGTTGACAAGTTCAGCCACGGATGGCGCGGCGGGCTGCTCGGCGTGGTCGGAGAGAACCTTCTTCTCACGATGCGTTGGGTGCTGTTCGCGCAAGGCGTCGCCGTGTTCGCGGGCCTGTACGAGCGCGTGAAGGTGTCGAAGGCGGGCCGCGCGTTCGGGTATGCCACGCTTGCGATCACCGAGGCCTTCGTTCCGCTGGTGAGCCTGACCGGGCTCGTGGACGTCTGGCTGAACTTCCGGAAGCTGCCGCGCGACGGACGAACGGACGCAAGCCGACCGTCCGTCTGA
- the rpsR gene encoding 30S ribosomal protein S18: MSDYARKPKRKYCQFCKDKVEYIDYKDVNTLKKFMTDRGKIKPRRVSGNCAQHQHQLAMAIKRAREMALVPYTVPVVSGRVDGKRR, translated from the coding sequence GTGAGCGATTACGCTCGTAAGCCCAAGCGGAAGTACTGCCAGTTCTGCAAGGACAAGGTCGAGTACATCGACTACAAGGACGTCAACACGCTCAAGAAGTTCATGACCGACCGCGGGAAGATCAAGCCGCGTCGCGTATCCGGCAACTGCGCACAGCACCAGCACCAGCTGGCGATGGCGATCAAGCGCGCCCGTGAGATGGCGCTCGTGCCGTACACGGTCCCGGTCGTGAGCGGAAGGGTCGATGGCAAGCGTCGCTGA
- a CDS encoding single-stranded DNA-binding protein, with protein sequence MSINRVVISGNLTRDPELRATAGGTDVLRLGVAVNDRRKNQSTGEWEDVPNFIDVVLFGARATALARYLKKGTKVAIEGRLRWSQWETPDGDKRSKLEVVAEEIEFLSAREDGPAASSAKAPMPVEDIDGEEIPF encoded by the coding sequence ATGAGCATCAACAGAGTCGTCATCTCAGGCAACCTTACCCGCGACCCGGAGCTCCGGGCCACGGCAGGCGGTACGGATGTGCTCAGGCTCGGTGTGGCGGTGAACGACCGTCGCAAGAACCAGAGCACAGGCGAGTGGGAAGACGTGCCGAACTTCATCGACGTCGTGCTCTTCGGTGCGCGCGCGACCGCGCTCGCGCGGTACCTGAAGAAGGGCACGAAAGTGGCGATCGAGGGCCGTCTCCGCTGGAGCCAGTGGGAGACGCCTGACGGCGACAAGCGAAGCAAACTGGAAGTCGTGGCGGAAGAGATCGAGTTCCTCTCCGCGCGCGAGGACGGTCCTGCGGCGTCGTCTGCGAAAGCACCGATGCCGGTCGAGGACATCGACGGAGAAGAGATCCCCTTCTAG
- the rpsF gene encoding 30S ribosomal protein S6: MKAYEVMLIINPSLDDDGREALLSKVRGVITAAGGVVDSEDAWGKRKLAYEIAGLSEADYHVLMFHADAATVAELDRVLKITDPVVRFKIIRRDDLD; this comes from the coding sequence GTGAAGGCGTATGAAGTCATGCTCATCATCAACCCCTCGCTCGACGACGATGGTCGCGAGGCGCTTCTGAGCAAGGTCCGCGGAGTCATCACCGCCGCCGGCGGTGTCGTCGACTCCGAAGACGCGTGGGGCAAGCGAAAACTCGCGTACGAGATCGCAGGGCTTTCCGAGGCCGACTACCACGTGCTCATGTTCCACGCTGACGCAGCCACTGTCGCTGAGCTCGACCGCGTCCTGAAGATCACGGATCCGGTCGTCCGCTTCAAGATCATCCGTCGCGACGATCTCGACTGA
- a CDS encoding M23 family metallopeptidase: MKGISHRAVLAVFMCALIAPAHASALEPLATPVPGAIALRFGETYVAAGSCCTHRGLDILGTAGEAVAAPCRGRVRFAGLVPADGGGRCGAVTVETADGALVTVMPLQDLWVSAGAEVVPGTGVGELASAGDASCESPHVHLSVRVEGRYVDPEPLLAAGGSADEEAPGFPVTGDTGETSVQRPTPSGSPAVDGTAAAGEVPGIQPASEGQAEGLRAERSPHDPALNGASPGAWRGTDAACPAAGQRTVRQSIFRSIQAMQQTSAAARWGARPVAAERNRAVQTLGVAAPPSALATRSAVLSIAAGVLSVAATMRARRKVLGVQRVV; the protein is encoded by the coding sequence ATGAAGGGCATCAGTCACCGAGCGGTGCTCGCCGTTTTCATGTGTGCGCTCATCGCGCCAGCGCACGCGTCCGCTCTGGAGCCGCTTGCTACGCCGGTCCCAGGAGCCATCGCTCTGCGGTTCGGAGAGACCTACGTCGCTGCAGGATCGTGCTGCACGCACCGGGGGCTGGACATCCTCGGCACGGCCGGCGAGGCCGTCGCGGCCCCGTGCCGAGGCCGCGTGCGGTTCGCTGGGCTGGTGCCGGCCGACGGTGGGGGGCGGTGCGGCGCGGTCACTGTCGAGACTGCAGACGGTGCTCTCGTCACGGTCATGCCGCTTCAGGACCTCTGGGTGAGCGCGGGAGCGGAGGTCGTGCCCGGAACGGGCGTCGGCGAGCTCGCATCGGCAGGCGACGCGTCCTGCGAGTCGCCGCACGTACACCTGAGCGTGCGGGTCGAGGGGCGGTACGTCGACCCCGAGCCGCTGCTCGCCGCTGGCGGCAGCGCGGACGAGGAGGCGCCGGGCTTTCCGGTGACAGGTGATACGGGAGAGACGTCCGTGCAGCGGCCAACGCCATCCGGGTCGCCGGCTGTCGACGGCACTGCGGCGGCCGGTGAGGTTCCTGGCATCCAGCCGGCGAGCGAGGGTCAGGCGGAAGGTCTTCGTGCGGAGCGCTCTCCGCACGACCCAGCGCTGAACGGCGCGAGCCCTGGCGCGTGGCGGGGGACGGATGCCGCCTGCCCTGCTGCCGGTCAGCGGACGGTGCGGCAGTCCATCTTCCGCTCGATCCAAGCGATGCAGCAGACGAGCGCAGCGGCGAGATGGGGCGCGCGACCGGTCGCGGCCGAGCGCAATCGCGCCGTGCAGACGCTCGGCGTGGCGGCGCCGCCCTCAGCGCTCGCGACGCGCAGTGCGGTGCTGTCGATCGCGGCGGGCGTGCTATCGGTCGCCGCCACGATGCGCGCGCGGCGAAAGGTGCTGGGGGTGCAGCGTGTTGTATAG
- a CDS encoding GNAT family N-acetyltransferase, translating to MVIREATIEDAAALAEYAAELFSEKLPGIFARPAPSLEDETAFIRSRLEPANSTLLLAEEGGTVIGLLDFAGGTLPENRHAGTFGVSVRSGWRGRGVGTALIERLLTWAPLHGVERIEAHAWATNPWAVALYERLGFEREGVLRGAIKRDGTPIDVIVLARFV from the coding sequence ATGGTCATCCGGGAAGCGACAATCGAAGACGCGGCCGCCCTGGCGGAGTACGCCGCAGAGCTGTTCAGCGAAAAGCTGCCGGGTATATTCGCGCGGCCGGCGCCTTCGCTCGAAGACGAGACGGCGTTCATCCGGAGCAGGCTCGAGCCGGCGAACTCCACCCTTCTTCTGGCTGAGGAGGGCGGCACGGTGATCGGGCTGCTGGACTTCGCGGGCGGCACGCTGCCGGAGAACCGGCACGCCGGGACGTTCGGCGTCAGCGTGCGCAGCGGGTGGCGCGGGCGGGGCGTGGGCACCGCGCTGATCGAGCGGCTGCTCACGTGGGCGCCCCTGCACGGGGTCGAGCGCATCGAAGCGCACGCGTGGGCGACCAACCCGTGGGCCGTCGCGCTCTACGAGCGGCTCGGGTTCGAGCGAGAAGGGGTGCTGCGCGGCGCGATCAAGCGCGACGGGACGCCCATCGACGTGATCGTGCTCGCGCGGTTCGTGTAG
- a CDS encoding autorepressor SdpR family transcription factor, translating into MPGDVFKALSDPTRREILRLLRDGDLTAGAIAEHFDISKPSISHHLASLRHAGLVTAERRGQEILYSLDATLFEELIAYFLDLVGESRERGVEP; encoded by the coding sequence GTGCCAGGCGACGTGTTCAAGGCCCTGTCCGACCCGACGCGACGCGAGATCCTGCGGCTGCTGCGAGACGGCGACCTCACCGCAGGCGCGATCGCGGAGCACTTCGACATCTCGAAACCGTCGATCTCGCACCACCTGGCCTCGCTCAGGCATGCCGGGCTCGTCACGGCCGAGCGCCGAGGACAAGAGATCCTGTACTCGCTGGACGCGACGCTTTTCGAAGAGCTCATCGCCTACTTCCTCGATCTGGTGGGCGAGAGCCGAGAACGAGGAGTCGAACCGTGA
- a CDS encoding SdpI family protein: MNPKEMPRLPLVLIAAMFVAGAIAYPHLPARIPTHWNAAGRIDAWAERSFASVFSEPLLALGMYVLFMVMPYFDPRRRNVLRSKQVYFLVLELVTGLLAAIFAGTVLAAFDPTFRMDRLVLVGTGVMFVVLGNHLGRVKPNWTMGVRYSWTLSDEVVWVKTNRLGGRLFAAGGLLTIACAFVPPPANVVIMLGWVLGILPVTYVYSMRLYKQRHPEEMAPPEADGSQATGED; encoded by the coding sequence GTGAACCCGAAAGAGATGCCGAGACTCCCGCTCGTGCTGATCGCCGCGATGTTCGTCGCAGGCGCGATCGCCTACCCGCACCTGCCAGCGCGCATCCCCACGCACTGGAACGCTGCAGGGCGGATCGATGCGTGGGCCGAGCGTTCGTTCGCAAGCGTCTTCTCTGAGCCGCTCCTTGCGCTCGGCATGTACGTGCTGTTCATGGTGATGCCGTACTTCGACCCGCGCCGGCGGAACGTCCTGCGCTCGAAACAGGTGTACTTCCTCGTGCTCGAACTGGTGACGGGCCTGCTCGCCGCCATCTTCGCCGGCACCGTCCTTGCAGCGTTCGACCCGACCTTCCGGATGGACCGCCTGGTCTTGGTGGGGACCGGGGTGATGTTCGTCGTGCTCGGCAACCACCTCGGCCGGGTCAAGCCCAACTGGACGATGGGCGTCCGCTACTCGTGGACGCTTTCAGACGAGGTCGTGTGGGTGAAGACGAACCGGCTGGGCGGGCGGCTGTTCGCAGCAGGCGGCCTGCTGACGATCGCCTGCGCGTTCGTGCCGCCGCCCGCCAACGTGGTCATCATGCTGGGATGGGTGCTCGGCATCCTGCCCGTGACGTACGTGTACTCGATGCGCCTGTACAAGCAGCGCCACCCGGAGGAGATGGCGCCCCCAGAGGCCGACGGCAGTCAGGCGACCGGCGAGGACTGA
- a CDS encoding VanW family protein, with translation MPSDRFAGGSGLSGAVRKVASTTVGAAVRRLRRELQWRDRRVDFEVVHGAAPFEHVVAEHATPLMRRLAGVDERLQRNKAVNLRIAAACLDGVVLQPGQRLSFWREVGKPTARRGFLEGLVLRQGRLGTGVGGGLCQMSNLLFWMTLHTPLTVVERWRHSYDVFPDAARTQPFGSGATVAWPMLDLQIENRTSVPYQLSLTVTDTHLVGAWTAPEPACARYRIEERNHRITHEGPGVYVRHNELWREAVCPDGRTEIELVAVNDARMMYAPFLPEAAQSSPVA, from the coding sequence ATGCCATCGGATCGGTTCGCGGGGGGCAGCGGTCTTTCAGGCGCCGTCAGGAAGGTGGCGAGCACGACGGTCGGTGCGGCCGTCCGCCGTCTGCGGCGCGAACTGCAGTGGCGCGACAGACGCGTGGATTTCGAAGTCGTCCACGGTGCAGCGCCGTTCGAGCACGTCGTGGCCGAGCACGCGACCCCGCTCATGCGGCGGCTGGCGGGCGTCGACGAACGGTTGCAGCGCAACAAGGCCGTCAATCTGAGGATCGCGGCCGCGTGCCTCGACGGCGTGGTGCTTCAACCGGGGCAACGCTTATCGTTCTGGCGCGAGGTCGGCAAACCGACCGCTCGGCGCGGGTTTCTCGAAGGGCTCGTGCTGCGTCAGGGGCGGCTTGGGACGGGCGTGGGCGGCGGGCTGTGCCAGATGTCGAACCTGTTGTTCTGGATGACGCTGCATACGCCGCTCACCGTCGTCGAGCGGTGGCGGCACAGCTACGACGTCTTCCCCGACGCGGCCCGGACGCAGCCGTTCGGGAGCGGCGCGACGGTGGCGTGGCCGATGCTCGACCTGCAGATCGAGAACCGGACCTCTGTCCCGTACCAGCTCTCGCTTACGGTGACCGACACGCACCTCGTCGGCGCGTGGACGGCTCCGGAGCCTGCGTGCGCGCGCTACCGCATCGAGGAGCGCAACCACCGCATCACGCACGAAGGGCCCGGCGTCTACGTACGGCACAACGAGCTGTGGCGAGAGGCGGTCTGCCCCGACGGGCGCACTGAGATCGAGCTGGTGGCGGTGAACGATGCGCGCATGATGTACGCGCCGTTCCTGCCGGAAGCGGCTCAGTCCTCGCCGGTCGCCTGA